A stretch of Lutra lutra chromosome 9, mLutLut1.2, whole genome shotgun sequence DNA encodes these proteins:
- the ASXL2 gene encoding putative Polycomb group protein ASXL2 isoform X5 — MSITSNQPLSLKTIKAPSDSAPTKSAVWEAKPSDGQSSSPQNSNSSYSCSVQVENPLLGLGKKSFQRSDRLHTRQMKRTKCAEIDVETPDSILVNTNLRALINKHTFSVLPGDCQQRLLLLLPEVDRQVGPDGLMKLNGSALNNEFFTSAAQGWKERLSEGEFTPEMQVRIRQEIEKEKKVEPWKEQFFESYYGQSSGLSLEDSKKLTASPSDLKVKKTPAEQPKSMLPSEASPVSVVPGIPQLGSKEEVVQLPSPVRKEEHESQDTVQPNPKSTEPLLPSASNTQELSSVLPIKCPKDDSFLEQKPVASAEQESEKENHLTTVPSYNKDEGQEALITSPNKPKSPGVEKPVMKPMAEAGPQEITAKDPPSAPVDHSPESLKRKSCLIQEEGPVSWEKRPRVTENRQHQQPFQVSPQPFLSRGDRIQVRKVPPLKIPVSRISPMPFPTSQVSPRARFPVSITSPNRTGARTLADIKAKAQLVKAQRAAAAAAAAAAAAAAAVGGTIPGPGPGGGQGPGEGGDRKTAGGGSPDSDRGREPGKGPTLELAGTGSRGGTRELLPCGPETQPQSETKSPDQAQPPCVSGAQLQQAPSGPPAAAGGGARASVPSPARTDAPAAAVGQLTNERLNPLGAAAAAASLAHLQAPGTCRQETSPSAPTEPALRSGASPVRFAADGTIEPSVGSGRNVPDPLASAETSAGASAAVPPSPLTSLLTAATLEKLPVPRVSVSVAPTGSAPSSSTLPVASSLKTPGTSSNLNGPLSRPSSSIPANNPLVTQLLQGKDVPMEQILPKPLTKVEMKTVPLATKEEPGAAVFTGSGAAENSREEGGERQCLPALQQLGKALPSTQLPQVPRPLQLFSGKDLRDSSIDAHQYQEGLSKATQDQILQTLIQRVRRQNVLPFVQPSQFNFSHSGFPLEDISTSQSFMLGFAGRRTSKPAMAGHYLLNISTYGRGSESFRRTHSVNPEDRLGLSSPTEALKMGYTDCKNAAGDSSSGKEDTDEESSGDEQEAIMVKEEPQAAQGPGKCEASSGTHSREALSASDCLAKKNVKAETPVHEQTTLSKESYLFTRGQTFDEKTLARDFIQAAQKQMAHVVRGKTMRGSPELFSSTALPLTADSPTHQPLLLPPLQTPKLYGSPTQIGPSYRGMINVSTSSDMDHNSAVPGMPDCSQVASNVGDVMSFSVTVTTIPASQAMNPSSHGQTIPVQAFSEENSIEDTPSKCYCRLKAMIMCKGCGAFCHDDCIGPSKLCVSCLVVR, encoded by the exons ATGTCCATCACCTCCAACCAGCCTCTCTCTCTGAAGACTATCAAAGCACCCAGTGACTCTGCACCCACCAAATCTG CAGTATGGGAAGCAAAGCCGTCTGATGGGCAGTCAAGCAGCCCTCAAAACTCCAACTCCAGCTATTCGTGTTCCGTTCAAGTGGAAAATCCCTTGCTAGGCTTGGGGAAGAAGTCATTCCAGAGGTCTGACAGGCTCCACACAA GGCAAATGAAAAGGACTAAATGTGCTGAAATTGATGTTGAGACCCCAGACTCCATTCTGGTGAATACAAACCTTCGAGCGCTGATCAACAAGCATACCTTTTCCGTCCTTCCTGGAGACTGCCAACAGCGactccttctgctgcttccagAGGTGGATCGACAG GTTGGTCCAGATGGTCTGATGAAGTTAAATGGCTCAGCCCTTAACAATGAGTTCTTCACTTCAGCAGCCCAAGGCTGGAAGGAAAGACTCTCAGAAG GTGAGTTTACACCTGAGATGCAGGTGAGAATTCGCCAAGAgattgagaaggagaaaaaagtagaGCCATGGAAAGAACAATTCTTTGAAAGCTACTATGGTCAGAG TTCTGGTTTGAGCCTTGAGGATTCAAAGAAATTGACAGCCTCGCCCAGCGATCTCAAAGTAAAGAAAACCCCAGCTGAGCAACCAAAATCCATGCTTCCTTCAGAGGCCTCGCCTGTCAGTGTCGTCCCAGGAATTCCCCAGTTAGGGTCAAAAGAAGAAGTGGTGCAACTGCCATCCCCAGTAAGAAAAGAAGAGCATGAAAGCCAAGATACGGTGCAGCCAAACCCCAAATCCACAGAGCCCCTGCTTCCCTCAGCAAGCAATACGCAAGAGCTTAGCAGTGTTCTTCCCATCAAGTGCCCAAAGGATGACAGTTTCTTGGAGCAGAAGCCAGTTGCCTCTGCTGAACAGGAGTCTGAGAAAGAGAATCATCTCACCACAGTTCCTAGTTATAACAAAGATGAAGGCCAAGAAGCTTTAATTACGTCCCCAAACAAACCCAAGAGTCCTGGGGTGGAAAAACCAGTAATGAAGCCCATGGCAGAAGCTGGTCCACAGGAGATCACTGCAAAAGACCCTCCATCGGCCCCGGTTGATCACAGCCCAGAAAGCCTCAAGAGGAAATCTTGTCTCATCCAAGAAGAGGGCCCCGTGAGCTGGGAGAAAAGGCCACGTGTCACGGAGAATCGCCAGCACCAGCAGCCATTTCAAGTCTCGCCACAGCCCTTTCTCAGTAGAGGGGACAGGATCCAGGTGCGAAAAGTACCACCTCTCAAG aTCCCGGTCTCCAGAATCTCCCCCATGCCTTTTCCTACATCGCAGGTCTCTCCCAGGGCTCGTTTTCCAGTCTCCATCACTAGTCCTAACAGAACAGGAGCCAGAACTCTCGCAGACATCAAAGCAAAAGCCCAGCTGGTCAAAGCACAgagggccgccgccgccgcagctgCCGCTGctgccgcagccgccgccgcagTTGGAGGGACCATTCCGGGACCTGGCCCCGGGGGCGGACAAGGTCCAGGAGAGGGAGGTGACAGGAAAACTGCTGGAGGAGGGAGTCCAGACTCAGACAGAGGCCGCGAACCTGGAAAGGGCCCCACACTGGAATTGGCAGGAACTGGAAGCAGGGGAGGTACGAGAGAGCTTTTACCCTGTGGTCCAGAGACTCAGCCCCAGTCTGAGACCAAGAGCCCAGACCAGGCACAGCCTCCTTGTGTCTCTGGAGCACAACTACAGCAAGCCCCCTCAGGGCCTCCAGCAGCTGCCGGTGGGGGAGCGCGCGCAAGCGTCCCCTCTCCAGCCCGCACTGATGCCCCCGCAGCAGCTGTAGGGCAGCTGACGAACGAACGGCTGAATCCCCTGGGGGCAGCGGCCGCGGCGGCCTCTCTCGCCCACCTACAAGCTCCCGGGACCTGCCGGCAGGAGACCTCGCCCTCTGCTCCCACAGAGCCTGCTCTCCGCTCAGGTGCCTCACCTGTTCGTTTTGCGGCCGATGGCACCattgagcccagtgtgggttCTGGTAGGAATGTGCCAGACCCTTTGGCCTCAGCAGAGACATCTGCTGGCGCTTCAGCAGCTGTGCCTCCCTCTCCTTTAACATCTTTATTGAccgcagccactttagaaaagcTTCCTGTACCCCGGGTCAGTGTAAGTGTAGCACCGACAGGATCGGCTCCATCCTCGAGCACTTTGCCAGTAGCTTCTAGCCTTAAAACTCCAGGAACGTCTTCAAATTTGAATGGACCCCTGTCAAGGCCAAGCTCTAGTATCCCTGCGAATAACCCTTTGGTCACTCAGCTGCTTCAGGGCAAGGATGTTCCCATGGAGCAAATTCTGCCTAAACCTCTCACCAAAGTTGAAATGAAAACTGTTCCACTGGCCACAAAAGAGGAGCCGGGGGCAGCAGTGTTCACAGGCAGTGGCGCCGCTGAAAACAGCAGAGAGGAAGGTGGTGAGAGGCAATGCCTCCCGGCTCTGCAGCAGCTGGGTAAAGCCTTGCCAAGTACGCAGCTCCCTCAGGTTCCAAGACCCCTTCAGCTCTTTTCAGGTAAGGACCTGAGGGACTCTAGCATCGACGCACACCAGTACCAGGAAGGACTCAGCAAAGCCACCCAAGATCAGATCCTTCAGACTCTCATCCAGAGGGTTCGGAGGCAGAACGTTCTCCCATTTGTGCAGCCCTCCCAGTTCAACTTCAGTCACTCAGGTTTCCCGTTAGAAGACATCTCCACAAGCCAGAGCTTCATGCTGGGTTTTGCTGGCAGAAGGACATCGAAGCCTGCAATGGCAGGTCACTACTTACTTAACATTTCCACCTATGGCCGGGGTTCAGAGAGCTTTAGGAGGACCCATTCTGTAAACCCCGAAGACCGTTTGGGTCTAAGCAGCCCCACAGAGGCCTTGAAAATGGGATACACAGACTGTAAAAATGCAGCCGGAGATAGCAGCAGTGGCAAAGAAGATACCGACGAGGAAAGTTCCGGTGACGAGCAAGAAGCCATCATGGTGAAGGAGGAGCCCCAGGCTGCCCAGGGTCCTGGCAAGTGTGAAGCAAGCTCGGGAACCCACAGTAGAGAAGCCCTGTCTGCCAGTGATTGTTTGGCAAAAAAGAACGTGAAGGCGGAGACACCTGTGCACGAGCAGACCACGTTAAGCAAGGAGAGTTACCTGTTCACGAGAGGCCAAACATTTGATGAAAAGACCCTAGCCCGAGATTTTATTCAGGCCGCCCAGAAACAGATGGCTCATGTGGTGAGAGGCAAGACGATGCGTGGCAGCCCTGAGCTTTTCAGTTCGACTGCCCTTCCTCTGACCGCAGACAGTCCCACCCAtcagcctctcctcctcccaccactgCAGACCCCGAAGCTGTACGGAAGCCCCACCCAGATCGGGCCAAGCTACAGAGGCATGATCAATGTCTCCACCTCGTCCGACATGGACCATAACTCTGCTGTCCCAGGGATGCCTGACTGTAGCCAGGTGGCCAGCAATGTAGGCGATGTCATGTCCTTTTCGGTGACTGTCACTACCATCCCTGCTAGCCAAGCGATGAATCCCAGCAGCCATGGCCAGACCATTCCCGTTCAGGCCTTTTCAGAAGAGAACAGCATAGAGGACACACCTTCGAAATGTTACTGCCGATTGAAAGCCATGATCATGTGCAAGGGGTGTGGAGCGTTCTGCCACGACGATTGCATTGGCCCCTCAAAACTTTGTGTCTCCTGCCTTGTTGTTCGGTAA